The uncultured Bacteroides sp. genome includes the window AAGGCGGATTATCATTGCTTGCTTAAATGAGACCTCTTGGGTTTATTCTGACTTTTTTTTGGCGTCTTCAATTGAAACAACACGAACAATCCATGAACAAGAACTATAATTATTGTGACACTCAGTAATACTTTATCTTTGTTCCAACCAATGGTTTGTTGATACCACAATGCTACAAGAATTAATAAAACTGCAAGTATAAGACCGGTTGTTTTAAAAATACGTATGTCAGAGCGGGAAGGAGAACCTTTTTGCAGCTTACTTTTTTTGTTTCCGTAAAGAATATAGACATCCAATCCTATTACCATCCAAATCAGCAGGCGAATCCAGGTGTCAGCTGGCAAAAACGCCATCATGAATAGACAGGTAATGATACCTAAAACAGGAACAAGCGGCACAAAAGGAGTTTTAAATGCACGTGGTATATTAGGCATTGTTTTTCGCATAACCAGAATCCCCACGCAAACCAGAATGAATGCCAACAAGGTACCTATACTGGTCATTTCGCCCGCCACGCGTGCTGGGACTAATGCAGAAAAAGTACCCACTACTAGTAGTAACAAGAGATTGCTTTTTACCGGCGTGTGATAAACCGGATGGATTTTAGAAAAAACTTTTGGCAACAATCCATCCTTACTCATACTGTAAAAAACGCGGCTTTGACCTAATAACATCACCAGAATTACGGAAGTGTAACCGGCTAAAATCGCCAATATAATAGCTTTATTAAGCCATGAATAATCTGCGTGAATAACGCCGAAAGCATCAGCCTTCCCCATATGATCAATGGCAATAGCCACCGGAGCAATTCCATCGTGTCCCTTGAAAGCGGTATAATTTACCACTCCTGTCATAACATGGGCAAACAAGATATAAAGTACTGTACAAATAAGTAAGGAAACAAGAATACCGATAGGCAGGTTTCGTTTTGGATTTTTTGTTTCCTGGGCAGCCGTACTAACTGCATCGAACCCGATAAATGCAAAAAATACAACCGCTGCAGCCCGGATAATTCCGCTAAAACCATATTCACCAAATGTACCGGTATTGGCAGGAATATAAGGTAAATAATTGGCCGTATTAATATATTTCCAACCTAAAAAAATAAAGACAAATACTACCGCAATCTTAAGGATTACGATGAATAAATTCACCTTCAAACTTCCTTCCGTACCCCGGATAAGCAATAAACTGACAAGTACCACTATTAAAGCTGCCGGAAGATTTATAATACCACCATCCCAAGGGCATAATACCAGTTTCTGCGGCAGGTTAATACCAAATCCTTCGAGGAATTTCACTAAATAACGACTCCAACTTATGCTGACGGTAGCTGCCGCAATAGCATATTCCAGCACTAAATCCCAACCGATAATCCAGGCAATAAATTCACCCATAGTGGCATAGGAATAGGTATATGCACTTCCGGCAACGGGAATCATAGAGGCAAACTCAGCATAACACAATCCTGCAAAGCCGCAACCCAACGCCGCAATAACAAAGGAAACAGTTATTGCAGGTCCTGCTTGATAAGCAGCAGCTCCACCAGTGATAGAAAATAACCCGGCACCAATAATAGCCCCAATACCTAAAGCAACCAGTCTTGTGGCTCCGAGTGATTTTTTTAAAGAAAGTTCATCTGTCGAATTAGATTCGGCCGATAAGCTTTCAATAGATTTACGAATAAATAAACTCATCGTTATGTTTTTTTTAGTTTTAGTGGATTGATTTTTCTTATATCAATTTTTCACTGAAAGAAATCAATATAAGATATTCATTTAATCCTTTTTTAATCCACATTAAATAAGAATACTGAAAAAAGTATCCTCAACAACCACTTATTACAAGTGGCATTGAGGATACTTTATATAGATAAAGATTAATTAATAACCCGGGTTTTGTGTAATACCAAGGTCATTTCCGGACAGTCCTTTCGGAATAGGAAAACGATAGAATTTACCGCTTACATTATCCGTTTTTGAATGAAGATGTTTGTATATTTTAGCAAAGAACGGGTAATTGGTAGTACTCGATGCTGCACCGAATTTTGCTGCTATAGCATCTACATCCTTATAATCCGCTTTGTAATATTCATACGCAGGCACATTTGTCAAAACAGTACTTACTAATTTATGCCAGCGCGTGAGGTTCGTCCAGCGTTTTTGTTCAAAGAAGAACTCCAGATTCCATTCCTTTTCCAATTCGTCTTGAGTTAGTGTCGTATAAGTACTTTGACCTGCTCTCGCGCGTAACAGATTGATAACTTCAGCGGCGTCTGTTGGTTCATTTTTATAGAACAAAGCTTCTGCTTTTATGAGCAGCACTTCTGCATAACGGATTTCGATACGGTTGATGTCATTTGGCTGTCCCACTGCTGTACCAGGAGCTACTTCAGGATAAGTTGCGTTTCGATGAATCCATTTTCCGATACGCGGTGAAGTAACAGGGAAAACAAAATCATATTCTTTATAATCACTTGCCTTTGTAGGTGTTGCTACAAGCGGTTCATCTTGGTTATACAAACGATTCAAAATTGAGAAACGTTTACGTGTGTCTGTATCAGAGAAAAGATTCAGCAAAGTTGCGTCAGCCGGGCCAATATGATTATCCTGATACAGGTCAAAGCGGAATGTAAACGGACAGTGTGTCTGATGATTACCTTGTACGTCAACATCATCCCCATCATGATGAATCGTAAATATATGTTCTATCGAACGATCTTCGGCAGCTACTCCAAAATTATTTTCAAAATTGCTTTCCAACGCATAATTACCACTGTTGATTACCTTGTTGGCATAATCAATCGCCTTCTGTAATCGGGTTTGATCCTAGGTAGTAGGCGATGGATCGGTTTGACTGTTAGCAATAGCAGCTACCTGACTTTGAGTAAGTGGATTGCTCGCCCAATTTAGGTAAGCACGGGCAAGTATTGCATTAGCTGAACCCTTGCTCGGATTTGAACGAATCTGGTCATAACTGGGTAAATCTGCTTCGGCCTCTGTCAAATCCTTTATTATTTGGGTATATACATCATCAATGGACCTACGGGTTGTTTGTACCTGGGTAGTAGCATTCGTGGTTAAAATAAGAGGTACTTCGCCCCAAAGTTGTGTCAGATAAAGATAACTCAAACCACGAATGAATTTAGCACGTGCTTTGGCCAAATAAATTGTCGCCTCAGACAGATTATCAGAAACAACACTTGAATCTGCTTTTTCAATGGTACGATTGGCTTCGCCGATACTTACATAAAGATAATTGAAAATTTTAGTTGGGTACCAATTGTTTACGTCTGTTCTAAATAAACTCACCAAAGGTCCATCAGCATCGTCGGCACCTTCAAAACTAATGGTAGCATCTGTTTGAGATTCAATCAAAAACGAAAAGGATGAACTCAATCGCTGCCATGGAGAATATGCAGCGCTCGCTGCTGCTAACGCCGCCTGATCAGTTTTCCACGCAGAGTCACCTGAGATTACTATCGGTGAATCCTCACTACTGTTGCAGGAGGACAGCAATACCGAACTAATTGCTATAGCTATTAAAGCTACGGGGTTAAAAAATCGCTTCATTCTTTTTAAATTAAATTATTAATAATAAATTAGATAATATTGAATTTTGATGATTTTTATCAAAAGGAAATATTTGCCCCCACTAACAATGTACGAGCCATTGGATAAGATCCCAGATCTAATCCTTTTGCAACTTCAGGGTCATAGCCTTTGTAGCCAGTTATAGTGACTAAATTTTCTAATGTTGAAAACAACCTGATTTTTAAAGGCTGTTTTGCTGCTAAAAGATAAATTTTATTAATAGTATAACCCAGAGTTATAGTCTTGATCCTCAAATAAGAAGCATCTTCTATATAGCGGCTATCTAATTCGGA containing:
- a CDS encoding amino acid permease, with translation MSLFIRKSIESLSAESNSTDELSLKKSLGATRLVALGIGAIIGAGLFSITGGAAAYQAGPAITVSFVIAALGCGFAGLCYAEFASMIPVAGSAYTYSYATMGEFIAWIIGWDLVLEYAIAAATVSISWSRYLVKFLEGFGINLPQKLVLCPWDGGIINLPAALIVVLVSLLLIRGTEGSLKVNLFIVILKIAVVFVFIFLGWKYINTANYLPYIPANTGTFGEYGFSGIIRAAAVVFFAFIGFDAVSTAAQETKNPKRNLPIGILVSLLICTVLYILFAHVMTGVVNYTAFKGHDGIAPVAIAIDHMGKADAFGVIHADYSWLNKAIILAILAGYTSVILVMLLGQSRVFYSMSKDGLLPKVFSKIHPVYHTPVKSNLLLLLVVGTFSALVPARVAGEMTSIGTLLAFILVCVGILVMRKTMPNIPRAFKTPFVPLVPVLGIITCLFMMAFLPADTWIRLLIWMVIGLDVYILYGNKKSKLQKGSPSRSDIRIFKTTGLILAVLLILVALWYQQTIGWNKDKVLLSVTIIIVLVHGLFVLFQLKTPKKSQNKPKRSHLSKQ
- a CDS encoding RagB/SusD family nutrient uptake outer membrane protein, translated to MESNFENNFGVAAEDRSIEHIFTIHHDGDDVDVQGNHQTHCPFTFRFDLYQDNHIGPADATLLNLFSDTDTRKRFSILNRLYNQDEPLVATPTKASDYKEYDFVFPVTSPRIGKWIHRNATYPEVAPGTAVGQPNDINRIEIRYAEVLLIKAEALFYKNEPTDAAEVINLLRARAGQSTYTTLTQDELEKEWNLEFFFEQKRWTNLTRWHKLVSTVLTNVPAYEYYKADYKDVDAIAAKFGAASSTTNYPFFAKIYKHLHSKTDNVSGKFYRFPIPKGLSGNDLGITQNPGY
- a CDS encoding RagB/SusD family nutrient uptake outer membrane protein, with protein sequence MKRFFNPVALIAIAISSVLLSSCNSSEDSPIVISGDSAWKTDQAALAAASAAYSPWQRLSSSFSFLIESQTDATISFEGADDADGPLVSLFRTDVNNWYPTKIFNYLYVSIGEANRTIEKADSSVVSDNLSEATIYLAKARAKFIRGLSYLYLTQLWGEVPLILTTNATTQVQTTRRSIDDVYTQIIKDLTEAEADLPSYDQIRSNPSKGSANAILARAYLNWASNPLTQSQVAAIANSQTDPSPTT